Proteins encoded in a region of the Halioglobus maricola genome:
- a CDS encoding SAM-dependent methyltransferase, which translates to MSNPSVRLVRLPTLREHWRGGGFSRRIVMRMLSRVSTGSLTIVEGTSRQEFGPGGQPEAVVHIHSDEAYASLLRSGIVGSGEAYMQGLWTTPDLVAVIRLFSANLQAMQAINTSASWSKKVLLKLMHLGNANSKSGSARNISAHYDLGNDFFSLFLDPTMMYSSGVYPAADSTLEEASVHKLDLLCKQLELTADDHLLEIGTGWGGMAIHAATHYGCRVTTTTISREQHEYAQARVKELGLEDRVEVLCKDYRELEGTYDKLVSIEMVEAVGHQFYSEYFSRCSHLLKPGGLFAMQAITVQDQRYRQARDSVDFIKRYIFPGGALPSVEVIAKHLAKDTDLQIINLRDITLDYARTLADWRERFTAAREEVTAQGFDQTFERMWEFYLCYCEGGFRERIISTVQVTMAKPGYRFGA; encoded by the coding sequence ATGAGTAATCCCAGTGTTCGTCTCGTCCGCCTGCCCACACTGCGTGAGCATTGGCGCGGAGGGGGCTTTTCCCGCCGCATTGTGATGCGCATGTTGTCCAGGGTCAGCACAGGGTCCCTGACGATTGTAGAAGGCACCAGCCGTCAGGAATTCGGACCGGGCGGGCAGCCGGAGGCGGTGGTGCATATCCATTCTGACGAGGCCTATGCCAGTCTCCTGCGCTCAGGCATTGTCGGCTCAGGTGAGGCTTATATGCAGGGCTTGTGGACGACGCCAGACCTCGTCGCTGTTATTCGTCTGTTCAGTGCCAATCTGCAGGCAATGCAGGCGATCAACACCAGTGCTTCCTGGAGCAAGAAGGTGCTGCTGAAATTGATGCATCTGGGCAACGCCAACAGTAAGTCTGGCTCGGCGCGCAATATCTCAGCGCATTACGACCTGGGTAACGACTTCTTCAGCCTGTTTTTAGACCCGACCATGATGTATTCGTCGGGCGTCTATCCAGCAGCTGACAGCACACTGGAGGAGGCTTCAGTCCACAAGCTCGACCTGCTGTGTAAGCAACTGGAGCTAACAGCCGATGATCATCTGCTGGAAATTGGTACTGGCTGGGGCGGCATGGCCATCCACGCGGCCACCCACTACGGTTGTCGGGTCACTACAACTACTATCTCCCGCGAGCAGCACGAGTATGCGCAGGCGCGGGTTAAAGAACTGGGCCTGGAAGACCGTGTAGAGGTCTTGTGTAAAGACTATCGGGAATTGGAAGGAACCTACGACAAACTCGTTTCAATAGAAATGGTAGAAGCGGTGGGGCACCAGTTCTACAGCGAATATTTCAGCCGCTGTAGCCACCTGCTCAAGCCCGGCGGTCTTTTTGCGATGCAGGCGATTACTGTTCAGGATCAGCGCTACCGTCAGGCGCGGGACTCGGTCGACTTCATCAAACGCTACATTTTCCCCGGTGGCGCCTTGCCTTCAGTGGAAGTGATTGCAAAGCATCTGGCCAAGGATACCGATCTGCAGATCATCAATCTTCGCGATATCACACTCGATTACGCTCGCACGCTGGCCGATTGGCGTGAGCGCTTTACAGCCGCACGAGAAGAGGTGACCGCGCAAGGCTTTGACCAAACGTTTGAGCGTATGTGGGAGTTTTATCTCTGCTATTGCGAAGGCGGTTTCAGGGAACGCATTATCAGCACAGTGCAGGTCACCATGGCCAAGCCTGGGTACCGGTTCGGGGCTTGA
- a CDS encoding DUF1365 domain-containing protein, whose amino-acid sequence MNSALYTGWVQHRRLTGKGHSFRYRVFMPFLDLDELPQLLGRAPGWSATSPALARFRREDFLGDPQVPLKEAVLAEVENFSGEPFTGRVCMLANLRYFGYLINPITCYYCYDETDELRYTVLEVTNTPWNQSHIYVLAAGGRPGWQETEFDKAMHVSPFMPMDMRYRWRCNVPDEKLVLHLANLRRGSKEFDATLHLERQPASAANFTRHLLLYPFMTARVALGIYWQALRLWSKGVPFVPHPHNSKSENIL is encoded by the coding sequence GTGAACAGTGCCCTCTACACGGGTTGGGTGCAGCATCGCCGATTGACGGGCAAGGGACACAGCTTTCGCTATCGCGTCTTCATGCCTTTCCTCGATCTCGATGAATTGCCCCAGTTGTTGGGCCGTGCGCCAGGATGGTCAGCAACATCGCCCGCGCTGGCCAGGTTCCGCCGCGAGGATTTTCTTGGCGACCCCCAGGTACCCCTCAAGGAGGCGGTGCTGGCGGAGGTGGAGAATTTCAGCGGAGAGCCCTTTACTGGCAGAGTGTGTATGCTCGCCAATCTGCGCTATTTTGGCTATCTGATTAACCCGATCACCTGCTACTACTGCTATGACGAGACCGATGAGCTGCGCTACACGGTACTGGAAGTCACCAATACGCCCTGGAATCAGAGCCACATCTATGTCTTGGCGGCCGGCGGCCGCCCCGGCTGGCAGGAAACCGAGTTCGACAAGGCTATGCATGTCTCTCCCTTTATGCCGATGGATATGCGCTACCGCTGGCGCTGTAACGTCCCGGATGAAAAGCTGGTCTTACACCTGGCTAATTTGCGCAGGGGCAGCAAGGAATTTGATGCCACGCTTCACCTGGAGCGACAGCCCGCCAGTGCAGCGAACTTCACCCGGCACTTGTTGCTGTACCCGTTCATGACTGCGCGCGTTGCCCTCGGTATCTACTGGCAGGCGCTGCGCCTCTGGTCTAAAGGTGTTCCTTTTGTTCCCCACCCACACAACTCCAAGAGCGAGAATATTTTATGA
- a CDS encoding NAD(P)/FAD-dependent oxidoreductase gives MKIAVIGSGISGLACAHYLNRDHEVHVLERDKRIGGHTATVDVALGGRRYAIDTGFIVYNDWTYPNFIALLDELGVSNKPTRMSFSLSDRASGLEYAGSGLNSLFAQRRNLVSPRFLRMVRDILRFNRESVADLESGKLAPGMTLGQYLAHNSYSDTFRDYYLVPMGSAIWSADVQVMLDFPLEFFIRFFANHGLLSVRNRPQWRVVEGGSREYLKPLVDPFLDRVRTNVNISGVKRSAGGAEILFQNGKRENFDAVVFACHSDQALKLLADPSEDEVAVLGAIPYQSNDVVLHTDTTLLPTNRLTWSCWNYQRKPGRERATLTYNMNLLQGIEAPETFCVTLNDSEAINPHKILGRFSYDHPVFTVEGMAAQERWGEINGGATWFCGAYWRNGFHEDGVFSAKRVAEKLNSRASVITSLGSVA, from the coding sequence ATGAAAATTGCAGTGATAGGGTCAGGTATCTCCGGGCTGGCATGTGCGCATTACCTTAACAGGGATCACGAAGTGCACGTGTTGGAGCGAGACAAGCGCATCGGCGGCCACACGGCGACGGTCGATGTCGCACTTGGCGGTCGGCGCTATGCGATCGATACGGGGTTCATTGTCTATAACGATTGGACCTACCCTAACTTTATCGCGCTGCTGGACGAGCTGGGGGTGAGTAACAAGCCCACCCGCATGAGTTTCAGCCTGTCTGACCGCGCCAGCGGCCTGGAGTATGCCGGTTCCGGCCTCAACAGCCTGTTCGCCCAGCGCCGGAACCTGGTGTCACCGCGTTTCCTGAGAATGGTGCGAGATATCCTGCGTTTCAACCGGGAGTCGGTCGCCGATCTCGAGAGTGGGAAGCTGGCTCCCGGCATGACGCTGGGCCAGTATCTTGCACACAACAGCTACAGCGATACCTTCCGCGACTATTACCTTGTGCCCATGGGGTCCGCTATCTGGTCCGCCGATGTACAGGTAATGCTCGATTTCCCGCTGGAATTCTTCATTCGTTTCTTCGCTAACCACGGGCTTTTGAGTGTCCGCAACCGGCCCCAGTGGCGGGTGGTAGAAGGCGGCTCCAGAGAGTATCTCAAGCCCCTCGTGGATCCGTTTCTCGACCGTGTGCGCACCAATGTGAATATCTCTGGCGTCAAGCGCAGTGCTGGCGGAGCAGAAATTCTATTCCAGAACGGCAAGCGGGAAAATTTCGACGCGGTGGTTTTTGCGTGCCACAGCGACCAGGCCCTGAAGTTACTGGCCGACCCGAGCGAAGACGAAGTTGCCGTACTTGGAGCGATTCCTTACCAGAGCAACGATGTGGTGTTGCACACAGATACCACTTTGCTGCCCACCAATCGCCTCACCTGGTCGTGCTGGAATTATCAACGCAAACCGGGTCGTGAGCGGGCTACGCTCACTTACAATATGAATTTGCTGCAAGGTATCGAAGCGCCGGAGACTTTCTGCGTCACGCTTAACGACAGTGAGGCGATCAACCCCCACAAGATTCTTGGCAGGTTCAGCTATGACCACCCGGTCTTCACCGTGGAGGGGATGGCCGCACAGGAACGTTGGGGTGAGATCAACGGCGGCGCCACGTGGTTTTGTGGTGCTTATTGGCGCAACGGTTTTCACGAAGATGGCGTATTCTCTGCCAAGCGGGTAGCCGAAAAATTGAATAGCCGTGCCAGCGTCATTACCAGCCTTGGCAGCGTTGCGTGA
- a CDS encoding sigma-70 family RNA polymerase sigma factor, translated as MAGSIGIDSTGRRDDEWSQCLQLVADNQDREAFSRLFGHFAPLIKAFAINGSAMAAAHAEELVQEVMIKVWQKAAAFNPHKAAASTWIYTIARNCRTDMYRRLQKFDTPLSAEDIWPDHEGDNEELFTAVQQKRDEVKVREMLQQLPHEQALILNKVYMEGKSHSEVAEELDLPLGTVKSRVRLAMKKLQLTAERH; from the coding sequence ATGGCAGGTAGCATCGGGATAGATTCCACCGGTCGCAGAGACGACGAGTGGAGCCAATGTCTGCAATTAGTTGCAGACAACCAGGACCGCGAGGCATTTTCACGCCTCTTCGGACACTTTGCTCCTCTCATCAAGGCCTTCGCGATCAACGGGTCCGCTATGGCGGCAGCCCACGCTGAGGAGCTTGTGCAAGAGGTCATGATCAAGGTCTGGCAGAAGGCCGCGGCCTTCAACCCGCACAAGGCGGCCGCAAGCACCTGGATTTACACAATAGCGCGGAACTGTAGAACCGACATGTACCGCCGCCTGCAGAAGTTTGACACGCCTTTGAGCGCGGAAGACATCTGGCCCGATCACGAGGGCGATAACGAAGAACTCTTCACCGCGGTGCAGCAAAAACGCGATGAAGTGAAGGTGAGGGAAATGCTCCAGCAATTGCCACACGAGCAGGCACTGATCCTGAACAAGGTATATATGGAAGGCAAATCTCATAGCGAGGTCGCAGAGGAACTTGATCTGCCACTGGGGACAGTGAAGTCCCGAGTTCGACTCGCAATGAAAAAATTACAACTGACAGCAGAAAGACACTGA
- a CDS encoding ChrR family anti-sigma-E factor has protein sequence MAKHHPDARLLNEYASGTLPLAQSACISLHLNYCEQCKRTQQRLQQMGAALFEDLSPQQVDDSLLNTVMARLDQEPEPLRYAPPADTEDGYPSLVQRLMQRDYEDLEWQRINSNLRISRLRTGDVDNEFALYHIKAGGTIPLHTHKGNELTLVLEGGFSDDEGHYTQGDFLFRDASQQHSPTADQDGDCICIGVLDAPIKFTEWKYRALNPFLKLRAE, from the coding sequence ATGGCTAAGCATCATCCAGACGCACGACTACTAAACGAGTATGCCTCCGGCACCCTCCCGTTGGCCCAGTCGGCATGCATATCCCTTCACCTGAACTACTGCGAGCAGTGCAAACGCACGCAGCAGCGGCTCCAGCAGATGGGTGCAGCCCTGTTCGAAGATCTCTCTCCTCAACAGGTCGATGACTCTTTGCTGAACACGGTGATGGCTCGCCTGGACCAGGAACCAGAGCCCCTGCGCTATGCGCCACCGGCGGACACCGAGGACGGCTACCCGTCCCTGGTCCAGCGGCTGATGCAGCGTGACTATGAGGACCTGGAGTGGCAACGTATCAACTCCAACCTTCGGATCAGTCGCCTGCGCACCGGGGACGTCGATAATGAGTTTGCCCTCTACCATATCAAGGCCGGTGGCACGATTCCGCTGCACACGCACAAGGGCAATGAGCTGACCCTGGTATTGGAAGGCGGCTTTTCCGACGACGAAGGTCACTACACCCAGGGCGACTTCCTCTTCCGTGACGCATCCCAGCAGCACAGCCCAACAGCTGACCAGGACGGCGACTGCATTTGCATCGGCGTATTGGATGCACCGATCAAGTTCACCGAGTGGAAATATCGCGCTCTCAACCCGTTCCTGAAGCTGCGCGCTGAGTAA
- a CDS encoding ATPase, T2SS/T4P/T4SS family, with the protein MTSTQQAIAERTTEALRSLPRDHFIEMSDHSLVLGRSIPPTNAVSEILNHAAIEPDHKVLQIGTGAGYSAALCARLAQQVVTIEISQAMAQQAQERFNKLELANLILRVDDGSHGAADLGPFNRILVATPRIHDKGPLIDQLADGGKLIALEQGENDTLILASYRISELGATLRKELALVDFSRDSGMTLLDMGVVDQVMLSEARRIARDRKQPIIKVLRDKLDVEHATLYRKLAEENGMPFAAVDDLLQQVHPELMEAFSRSFLDSHHLIPLRVDHRVLHVVTDDPDSKIDDIFHMYPYDRVAKVLVTPNDFKRLWTTVELSLQGEAIRSRHRQAQLEAIKPKEDLLDPGRNKVEARLITLCDALLLDAVSEGASDLHVEQYDDKVRIRLRVDGDLHDITHYTLSPADARGLINVIKIRGDMDIAEKRLPQGGRSTLTAGGASFDLRIQVQPSLHGEAVVIRMLPQSGNVVAIEDLGLPPRLMKDYRRLLDNPSGLVLVVGPTGSGKSTTLYAGLSELAKDGRRKVITIEDPIEYSIDGIQQTHTRPDIGFNFADGMRSFVRLDPDVILVGEIRDTETAVEAIRASQTGHVVLSTLHANDSVDALQRIFDLEVHANSIASELMAVISQKLAKRICPDCRKPAVPDPAILAELFPESAPDNFVCFEGTGCSECGGRGTRGRVAVVEYMQTNSEIRDGISLRYPIARLRAIALDSGLITMRDSALEHVVAGVIPLEELPRILPAERMAPEKRGVWE; encoded by the coding sequence ATGACTTCCACCCAACAGGCCATCGCAGAACGCACAACTGAGGCGTTGCGCTCGCTGCCGCGCGACCACTTTATTGAGATGAGCGATCACTCATTAGTGCTCGGCCGCAGTATTCCGCCCACTAACGCGGTCTCGGAAATTCTTAATCACGCCGCTATCGAGCCGGATCACAAAGTGCTGCAGATCGGCACCGGCGCTGGCTACAGCGCGGCACTGTGTGCCCGTCTGGCACAGCAAGTGGTGACCATTGAGATCAGCCAGGCAATGGCGCAACAAGCCCAGGAGCGCTTCAACAAGCTCGAATTAGCCAACCTTATCCTGCGCGTAGATGACGGCAGCCATGGCGCCGCGGATCTAGGACCGTTCAATCGTATTCTGGTCGCCACGCCGCGCATTCATGATAAAGGGCCGCTGATTGACCAACTGGCAGACGGCGGCAAACTCATCGCCCTGGAACAGGGAGAGAACGACACTCTCATTCTCGCCAGCTACAGAATCAGTGAGTTGGGCGCCACGCTGCGCAAGGAGTTGGCTCTCGTTGATTTTTCTCGCGATTCCGGGATGACCTTGCTGGATATGGGCGTGGTTGACCAGGTCATGTTGTCGGAAGCACGGCGAATCGCCCGCGACCGCAAGCAACCGATCATCAAGGTGCTGCGGGACAAACTGGATGTCGAGCATGCGACCCTGTACCGCAAGCTCGCGGAAGAAAACGGCATGCCATTCGCCGCCGTCGACGACCTGCTGCAGCAAGTGCACCCGGAATTGATGGAAGCCTTTTCCCGCAGCTTTCTCGATAGCCACCACCTGATCCCCCTGCGGGTCGATCACCGTGTCCTGCATGTCGTCACCGACGATCCAGATAGCAAAATCGACGATATATTTCACATGTACCCGTACGACCGGGTGGCAAAAGTCCTGGTGACACCAAATGATTTCAAGCGCCTGTGGACCACGGTGGAGCTATCACTTCAAGGTGAAGCCATCAGGTCGCGGCATCGTCAGGCACAGCTGGAGGCGATCAAGCCGAAGGAAGATCTGCTAGACCCCGGCAGGAACAAGGTGGAAGCACGCCTGATTACATTGTGCGACGCCCTGCTGCTCGACGCCGTGAGCGAGGGCGCCAGTGATCTCCATGTTGAACAGTATGATGACAAAGTCAGAATCCGCCTGCGAGTAGACGGCGACTTGCACGACATCACGCACTATACGCTCTCCCCCGCCGATGCCCGGGGCCTGATCAACGTTATCAAGATCCGCGGTGACATGGATATCGCCGAGAAGCGCCTCCCCCAGGGGGGTCGGTCAACACTCACCGCCGGCGGTGCCAGCTTTGACCTGCGCATCCAGGTACAACCCTCCCTGCACGGAGAGGCCGTGGTCATCCGCATGCTGCCCCAATCGGGCAATGTCGTCGCCATTGAAGATCTCGGCCTGCCACCCAGACTGATGAAGGACTACCGACGCCTGCTGGATAATCCCTCTGGCCTGGTACTCGTGGTTGGCCCCACCGGCTCGGGAAAATCCACGACGCTTTACGCGGGCCTTTCTGAATTGGCCAAGGATGGACGGCGCAAGGTCATTACCATTGAAGATCCTATTGAATACTCCATTGACGGCATCCAGCAGACCCACACCCGGCCGGACATCGGATTCAATTTCGCCGATGGCATGCGCTCCTTTGTGCGCCTGGATCCCGATGTCATCCTCGTGGGTGAGATACGCGACACCGAGACCGCTGTCGAGGCCATACGAGCCTCCCAGACCGGCCACGTGGTGTTATCGACCCTGCACGCGAACGATTCTGTGGATGCCCTTCAGCGCATTTTTGACCTTGAGGTCCATGCCAACTCCATCGCCAGCGAGTTGATGGCCGTGATCTCACAGAAACTGGCGAAGCGCATCTGCCCGGACTGCCGCAAGCCTGCCGTGCCGGACCCAGCCATTCTCGCCGAATTGTTTCCGGAAAGTGCGCCGGACAATTTTGTTTGCTTTGAAGGCACCGGCTGCAGCGAGTGTGGTGGCCGTGGCACCCGCGGTCGGGTCGCCGTGGTGGAATACATGCAGACCAACAGCGAGATCCGCGACGGTATTTCCCTGCGCTACCCTATCGCCCGGCTCCGCGCTATCGCTCTGGATTCAGGCCTGATCACCATGCGCGACAGCGCACTGGAACACGTTGTGGCTGGCGTCATCCCCCTGGAAGAGCTGCCCCGTATCCTGCCTGCGGAACGAATGGCCCCCGAGAAACGAGGAGTATGGGAATGA
- a CDS encoding ATP-binding protein, with protein sequence MSDSSKQVQRLPAEQFFADELAQLRDKDPWPRPPGWQLSPRGVEAFVLGSEEMGTTPKFVAPPEIVTRVIISLATQRGAMLVGEPGTAKSWLSELICAAICDNSTLVIQGGAIETVQQLLYSWNQSILENKGPCPEALIPGPIYRGMAQGMLVRYEEIARSSPALQDALLSIMSERAITVPELSGDASILYARDGFNLVATSNTTDVGVNEMSSALKRRMNFETIKPISAVDDEIAVVMREAARLLRSSGVEVEPDPDIVRVLVTIFHELRNGQSLEGRSTDRLASAAMSTAEAVSVAHAMGVYAYYYRDGTMNAEDFTDFLVGAAIKNNTADLRRMNHYFETEVGSRKGHVWETAYRRWRASFRY encoded by the coding sequence ATGAGCGACTCGAGCAAGCAAGTCCAGCGCCTGCCCGCAGAACAGTTTTTCGCGGATGAGCTGGCTCAATTACGGGACAAGGACCCCTGGCCGCGACCACCCGGCTGGCAGCTCTCGCCTCGGGGAGTTGAAGCGTTTGTCCTGGGTAGCGAAGAGATGGGAACAACGCCCAAGTTTGTTGCCCCTCCGGAGATTGTCACCCGGGTCATTATCTCTCTGGCAACCCAGCGCGGCGCCATGCTCGTTGGCGAACCAGGCACCGCAAAGTCCTGGCTGTCAGAGCTCATCTGCGCAGCCATCTGCGACAACTCCACCCTGGTCATTCAGGGCGGCGCCATCGAGACCGTGCAGCAACTGCTCTACAGCTGGAATCAGTCCATCCTGGAGAACAAGGGCCCCTGCCCTGAGGCGCTGATTCCCGGCCCCATTTATCGCGGCATGGCACAGGGCATGCTGGTGCGCTATGAAGAAATTGCTCGCTCATCTCCCGCCCTGCAGGACGCCCTGCTCTCCATCATGTCCGAGCGCGCCATTACCGTGCCCGAGCTGTCCGGAGATGCATCGATACTCTATGCCCGCGATGGCTTCAATCTGGTCGCCACGTCAAACACCACCGATGTGGGCGTGAATGAGATGAGTTCAGCACTCAAGCGCAGAATGAACTTCGAAACCATCAAGCCAATATCAGCAGTAGATGACGAAATCGCAGTGGTGATGCGCGAAGCCGCCAGATTGTTGCGCAGCTCCGGTGTGGAGGTAGAGCCCGATCCGGACATTGTTCGCGTGCTGGTAACTATTTTTCACGAATTACGCAATGGCCAGTCGCTGGAGGGGCGCAGTACAGACCGCCTGGCCAGCGCCGCCATGTCCACCGCAGAGGCAGTGTCTGTGGCACATGCAATGGGCGTCTACGCCTATTACTACCGGGACGGGACAATGAACGCAGAGGACTTCACCGACTTCCTGGTGGGCGCTGCGATCAAGAACAACACCGCCGACCTCAGACGCATGAACCACTACTTCGAAACCGAAGTTGGCAGTCGTAAGGGACATGTCTGGGAAACCGCCTATCGCCGCTGGCGTGCGTCATTCAGATACTGA
- the folE gene encoding GTP cyclohydrolase I FolE, which translates to MNAITSPALERAANYSPEALLVREALIEKGLETPLVETGLAPEEQYQRLHVAFTDIMSVLGLDLRDDSLNETPHRIASMYLNDLFEGLDYASFPKITSIENKMGVDEMVLVDNIELISTCEHHFVTIDGFAKIAYIPGERVIGLSKINRLVRFFARRPQVQERLTRQIQVALQTLLATEDVAVVIEATHYCVKSRGVMDTSSSTRTQALGGVFSENENRRREFLG; encoded by the coding sequence ATGAACGCGATTACCTCCCCCGCCCTGGAACGGGCAGCTAATTATTCTCCTGAAGCCCTCCTCGTACGAGAAGCCCTGATAGAAAAGGGTTTGGAGACGCCCCTCGTGGAGACCGGCCTGGCCCCCGAAGAGCAATATCAACGGCTGCACGTGGCCTTCACCGACATCATGTCAGTGCTCGGTCTGGATCTGCGTGATGACAGCCTGAACGAAACGCCACATCGCATCGCCAGCATGTATCTGAACGACCTTTTCGAAGGCCTCGATTACGCCAGCTTCCCCAAGATCACGTCAATTGAGAACAAGATGGGCGTAGACGAGATGGTGTTAGTCGACAACATCGAATTGATCTCTACCTGCGAGCACCACTTTGTGACCATCGATGGTTTTGCAAAGATCGCCTACATCCCGGGCGAACGCGTCATCGGCCTGTCCAAGATCAATCGGTTGGTTCGCTTCTTCGCACGCCGGCCCCAGGTACAGGAACGACTCACCCGGCAGATACAGGTCGCACTGCAGACGCTGCTCGCCACAGAGGATGTCGCTGTCGTGATTGAAGCGACCCACTACTGCGTCAAATCGCGCGGCGTGATGGACACAAGTTCATCGACGCGCACTCAGGCGCTAGGTGGCGTGTTCAGTGAAAACGAAAATCGCCGGCGTGAATTCCTCGGCTAG
- a CDS encoding PepSY domain-containing protein — MKINSLHSLAGLIMAIPLLLWALTGFVFLTKPGYETAYEQLAPKLYAIEREWVVPPSGQWQELRLVRTTLGYHLLARGSDGLANLDPVTLEPASRPSEEAVFRLIDDATAHNVERYGRAVSLDNGAVTTDTGVTISFDWETLKLRQQGDDTRLINTLYKIHYLQWLTGPRVNTALGVLGLVLLLCLTGLGLFSYAKKRG, encoded by the coding sequence ATGAAAATCAACAGCCTCCACAGTCTCGCTGGTCTGATCATGGCGATACCGCTACTGCTCTGGGCGCTCACGGGTTTCGTTTTTCTCACCAAGCCGGGGTATGAAACTGCCTACGAACAGCTGGCACCAAAACTCTATGCCATCGAGCGAGAATGGGTAGTGCCGCCATCGGGCCAATGGCAGGAGTTGCGGCTCGTGCGCACGACACTTGGATATCACTTGCTTGCCAGAGGCAGTGACGGCCTCGCTAACCTCGATCCGGTGACGCTTGAGCCCGCGTCCAGGCCTTCGGAAGAAGCTGTCTTTAGACTGATAGATGATGCAACCGCGCATAATGTTGAGCGCTATGGCAGGGCAGTATCACTAGATAATGGGGCCGTCACCACCGACACCGGGGTGACGATTAGCTTTGACTGGGAGACGCTGAAGTTGCGACAGCAGGGCGATGATACCAGGCTGATCAACACACTGTACAAGATACATTACCTGCAGTGGTTGACCGGGCCCAGAGTGAACACCGCTCTGGGTGTGCTGGGCCTGGTATTGCTATTGTGCCTGACTGGGCTAGGCCTCTTCAGCTACGCGAAAAAGCGAGGCTAG
- a CDS encoding 1-acyl-sn-glycerol-3-phosphate acyltransferase produces the protein MKQTIARKLLAWMGWTLEGARPVHERYVLIAAPHTSNWDFPMMLLFAAAFDIKIQWMAKDSLFNPFTGWLMRALGGLPIDRKSSNGIVGSMAQTLVKAKELVLVVPAEGTRERVEYWKSGFYHIARQANVPIVPSVLDFGRKRGGFGAGIMPTGNVKLDMDYFRDVYAGASGKFPDKFGPIRLREEDPVFEDTPPREAA, from the coding sequence ATGAAACAGACAATTGCACGAAAATTACTGGCCTGGATGGGCTGGACCCTGGAAGGGGCACGGCCGGTTCACGAACGCTATGTTTTGATCGCGGCGCCGCACACATCCAACTGGGATTTTCCCATGATGCTGCTGTTTGCTGCGGCATTTGATATCAAGATTCAGTGGATGGCCAAGGACAGCCTGTTCAACCCCTTCACAGGCTGGCTTATGCGCGCTCTGGGTGGTTTGCCTATCGATCGTAAAAGTAGCAATGGCATTGTGGGCTCGATGGCGCAAACCCTGGTCAAGGCAAAAGAACTGGTGCTGGTAGTGCCCGCCGAGGGCACTCGCGAAAGAGTGGAATACTGGAAGTCAGGGTTCTATCACATTGCTCGCCAGGCCAATGTGCCTATTGTTCCCTCTGTGCTGGATTTCGGTCGCAAACGTGGCGGCTTTGGTGCCGGCATAATGCCCACAGGGAATGTGAAGCTGGACATGGATTACTTTCGTGATGTCTACGCTGGCGCCAGCGGCAAGTTTCCTGACAAATTCGGGCCCATCAGGTTGCGGGAAGAGGACCCTGTGTTTGAGGATACCCCGCCGCGCGAAGCGGCTTGA
- a CDS encoding YaiI/YqxD family protein codes for MTIWVDADACPKVIREILCRAAKRVECPLIFVANHLIPIPASPWITARQVESGFDVADDYIAQQVEAGDLVITSDIPLAAEVIEKGAGALSSRGEKFTANNIRQRLNMRDFMDTMRSSAVEIRGGPPALGERDKMEFANVLDRYLAKHHK; via the coding sequence ATGACTATCTGGGTGGACGCCGATGCCTGCCCGAAGGTGATCAGGGAAATATTGTGCCGCGCGGCCAAGCGGGTTGAGTGCCCGCTTATCTTTGTGGCCAATCATCTGATCCCCATCCCCGCGTCCCCCTGGATTACCGCACGTCAGGTCGAATCAGGGTTCGATGTCGCCGACGACTACATAGCCCAGCAAGTTGAGGCGGGGGACCTGGTGATCACTTCGGATATCCCGCTGGCGGCAGAGGTGATAGAGAAGGGCGCGGGGGCGCTGTCTTCACGGGGCGAGAAATTCACGGCCAATAATATTCGCCAGCGCCTCAATATGCGCGATTTCATGGACACCATGCGCTCATCGGCGGTGGAAATACGCGGTGGGCCACCTGCTCTGGGCGAGCGGGACAAAATGGAATTTGCCAATGTTCTGGACCGCTACCTTGCGAAACATCATAAGTAA